The following are encoded together in the Coffea arabica cultivar ET-39 chromosome 1c, Coffea Arabica ET-39 HiFi, whole genome shotgun sequence genome:
- the LOC140038932 gene encoding uncharacterized protein: MTEDELVGVEAVRYFSTLFSREEDSSSSATLGVIPRLLSEVDNVVLQEVPSIEEVGQDIIGEDVYRVVQSFFCGEELPSRVSATSLVLLAKVARPKDFSEFRSISLCNFVNKIISKLLANHLASVLLKIISENQSGFVRGRLISDNYLLAQELISSIGWAARGGNVALKLDMMKAYDRVVWPFLINVLRAFGFGERWIDMVWRLISNVWFSVIVNESSYGFFKSTWGLRQGDPLSPALFIIGAEVLSRSLNKLQSHRGFQGFRVPRECPLVSHLGYADDVLVFSSAVMKSLKLVKWVLTDYEAVFGQRINARKSYFLVHLTASPSKRLGIQRGGRIVLLKHVLSAMPTYLLMAVSPPKAIFKELEGIGALADQLDSVLNHKVAEFVQGGSWDVRRISQWHHSGPSPLFNRIWHPGVPLRVSFFLLCLLRDRLPLDCSVWKLGIQGPSRCLCCPSPEIETTEHLFGDGVLAQYVWRFFGAPVGVGWSGSSFLVCMAAWWEGRQRNKFLRFVHQVVPLMICWHLWKARNGMKYEGKRIVGAQDPVSGLPGSVVVVDPVPFGHISMETGGLT, translated from the exons ATGACTGAGGATGAGCTTGTAGGAGTGGAAGCAGTCAGGTATTTCTCCACACTCTTCTCGAGAGAGGAGGATTCCTCCTCATCTGCAACGCTTGGGGTCATCCCGCGCTTACTCTCGGAGGTAGACAATGTGGTCTTACAAGAAGTTCCATCCATAGAAGAAGTTGGGCAG GACATAATTGGGGAGGATGTATATCGAGTTGTACAAAGTTTTTTCTGTGGGGAGGAATTGCCCAGCCGAGTGTCTGCTACTTCTCTAGTTTTGCTGGCCAAGGTTGCACGTCCTAAGGATTTTTCTGAGTTCCGTTCGATCAGCTTGTGTAATTTTGTCAACAAGATTATCTCTAAACTTCTGGCGAATCATCTTGCTTCTGTCCTCCTCAAGATAATTTCGGAGAACCAAAGTGGCTTCGTCCGGGGACGGTTAATCTCCGACAATTACTTGTTAGCCCAGGAATTGATCTCTTCGATTGGATGGGCTGCAAGGGGAGGTAACGTTGCTTTGAAGCTAGATATGATGAAAGCTTATGATCGGGTTGTGTGGCCTTTTTTGATCAATGTACTCAGGGCGTTTGGATTTGGAGAGCGGTGGATTGATATGGTTTGGAGGTTAATATCAAATGTCTGGTTTTCAGTCATTGTAAATGAGTCGTCATATGGCTTCTTTAAATCAACCTGGGGGCTTCGTCAAGGGGACCCCCTTTCTCCTGCACTATTTATCATTGGGGCTGAGGTGTTATCGAGGTCGCTGAATAAGTTGCAGAGTCATCGAGGGTTTCAGGGGTTTCGTGTCCCCAGGGAATGTCCTCTAGTGTCTCACTTGGGGTACGCCGATGATGTGTTGGTCTTCTCCAGTGCCGTGATGAAATCTTTGAAGCTAGTGAAGTGGGTACTAACTGATTATGAGGCGGTTTTCGGGCAAAGGATCAATGCGAGGAAGAGCTATTTCTTGGTGCACCTGACGGCCTCTCCGTCCAAGCGATTGGGAATTCAAAGG GGTGGGAGGATTGTGTTGTTGAAACATGTCCTCTCTGCTATGCCGACGTACCTGTTGATGGCAGTTTCGCCCCCCAAAGCTATTTTCAAGGAGCTGGAAG GTATTGGGGCACTGGCGGATCAGTTGGATAGCGTGTTGAACCACAAAGTGGCGGAATTTGTGCAAGGCGGTTCCTGGGACGTCCGCAGGATTTCACAATGG CATCATTCTGGGCCTTCGCCGCTATTCAATCGCATTTGGCATCCAGGGGTGCCGCTGAGGGTTTCGTTTTTCCTCTTGTGCCTGCTGCGGGATCGCCTCCCCTTGGATTGTTCAGTATGGAAGTTGGGGATTCAGGGACCTTCTCGATGTTTGTGCTGCCCATCTCCTGAGATTGAGACTACAGAGCATTTGTTTGGTGATGGGGTTTTGGCACAGTATGTGTGGAGGTTCTTTGGGGCTCCGGTTGGTGTAGGTTGGTCAGGGTCTTCGTTTCTTGTATGTATGGCAGCCTGGTGGGAGGGACGGCAACGGAATAAGTTTTTGAGGTTTGTCCATCAGGTTGTCCCTTTGATGATCTGCTGGCATCTCTGGAAGGCTCGCAACGGTATGAAGTACGAGGGCAAGAGGATTGTAGGGGCACAG GATCCAGTTTCCGGACTGCCGGGTTCCGTCGTGGTTGTGGATCCAGTTCCATTTGGCCATATCAGCATGGAAACCGGAGGTCTCACATAG
- the LOC140038933 gene encoding uncharacterized protein: MEALRKDFAAVGFKGPASLGLLDPCHVLIRFDLEADFHRCWLRRYWSFQGFGMRVLKWSPSFFVDRESSIVPAWLHLPNLLVHLFSKGPLFSIAKLIVEPLKLDASIALLSRPSVARICADIDLLNDLPSRIWIQNGSTGFWQRVEYENLPDYCSCCYKLGHPTVACNVDTSKGGLEQQSGHPVTSQAPGPL, encoded by the coding sequence ATGGAGGCTTTGCGCAAAGACTTTGCTGCGGTAGGTTTCAAGGGTCCTGCCTCCCTAGGCCTACTGGACCCTTGCCACGTCCTCATCCGCTTTGATCTGGAAGCAGATTTCCATCGTTGCTGGCTCAGACGCTACTGGTCTTTCCAGGGTTTTGGCATGCGAGTCCTCAAATGGTCTCCTTCCTTCTTCGTGGATAGAGAATCCTCCATAGTCCCGGCGTGGTTGCACCTGCCGAACCTTCTAGTCCACCTTTTTAGTAAAGGACCTCTGTTCTCTATTGCAAAACTCATCGTTGAACCACTCAAACTGGACGCTTCCATTGCTTTGTTGTCTCGACCTAGTGTCGCACGCATTTGCGCCGATATCGATCTTCTCAATGACCTTCCTAGCCGCATCTGGATACAGAATGGTTCGACTGGTTTTTGGCAGCGAGTGGAATATGAAAATTTGCCGGATTATTGCTCCTGTTGCTACAAACTGGGTCACCCAACGGTAGCATGCAATGTCGATACATCCAAGGGAGGTTTGGAGCAACAGTCCGGACATCCAGTGACCTCCCAAGCACCTGGGCCACTCTAA